The following is a genomic window from Takifugu rubripes chromosome 13, fTakRub1.2, whole genome shotgun sequence.
GTCTGCCTCTTAAGAGGGACAGTGAATATGAAGCCCAAGGTCAGAGCCGTGCTTCTTTTAATTTTCTTGTTGAGATGTTGCTGCTTAATTCATCTGCAACCACAAGACATTTACCATTTAAAGCCTTCCGTTAGAATATTAAATAAGAGGCCTCAATAAACACCTCAATAAAACAAGATAAACCCCCCAAAACTCTTTCTTCATTACAATGGGATGAACAACATCCACAGATGTGGTGACAAACCAGTTGGACTTCAGCACCTTTGACCAGTAAATGATCCCATGCCTGGGCCATAATACAGTCTTTAAAGATTACTTATGTGTGTTGCAGAAACAGTCTATTTCATCTTGTTGATTAGATATTATTGCTTTAATTTGGGGGTTTTGCTGTAGAGTCTCAAGTGCAGGAGCTCTTCGAAAAACCTGTCTCTAATAGCGGCAACTGGGCTCTATATCAGGGACGGAAAGGTGCTTTTAGTCTTGTTTGCTCGGCTGAATAGAGCCGCGGTGCTGATGGTAAAGATCAATACCCAGCTGTAGATTCATCACTCAGCGCTCGCCTGCGCCGTCTCAGGTCAAAGCTAACTGGCCCCATTTGACCATTACTTTGTCATGTGTTATGGGGAACACGAGAGGTGCTTGGCAACAAAACGCTGGCAGGACGTTTGAGGAATGACCCATCTCAGGTTCTGGTCCGCCGCACACCGAAAACAACCATTACTGCTGACAAGCAGCGCCGATCGTGCTCATTAAGTGTCGACTCTCTCAGCTGCAGTTCAAGTAATAACAAGTGTTTGAAACTTGTCCAAATGCTCTTCGGTGCGTGCTCGTCGTCCACGTCATCCTCGGGCCGAGTCCGGGCCAAGCACGGCGCTCTGTTGTGCGCAGTAATATTGCGTCGGTTCGCCTCTGTGGCGCTGCAGCTGTTATAAGTTCACCAGAGCGCTGAGCTTTGCAATACAAACTGGAATTTGCCTACAGATCCTGACAAAACATACAGGCGCCGGCTTTTGTtttgcatgtttgcatgtgGGCGTCGCGCGTGCCAGATGGTGGGGTGACAAATTCTTTGATTCTCATGTAATCAGCCTAAGCCTAAGAACACCAGGATGCCATAAACCATCACGTCAACAGTCAGTGATGGAGAACTGATGCTGAACCATCCATTCTGCAATTCTTTAGATCCGCTGAAGGCCCGGCGCTGTCTCTCCCTGCACCAGCATGCTAAACAGACAACTGAAACTTATTCTCCACGACTCgtaattctttttaaattagAGCAGCCGTACtggctgttgttgttttattggACTATCTTATTCCATTCCGTGCATTCATTTAACTGTAATTTAGCTGTCTTGGGTTATTTTATGATTTGCCAGAGCCATTCGTAGTAAAGGACACGAAGCTCTCCATCTGTATCACCTTCACGTGTGAGTAAGGAAATGGATGTGACCTCCCTTCGGATCTCTCTTTCACCTCCACGTCGCCAAGGAGAGAAAGCGCGCGTTGTTGAGGCCAGTGCAGGCATGATGTAATAAAAGGGTCCAGTCCACGGGATCAGTGGGGTTCAGATGTCACTGGTACAATGGCAGCAggagggtgaggggtcaggtAGGCAAGAGGGACAATGCCAGCAGCTGTGAATGGCAATACGAGGAGAGGCAGGTGGGAGGCGAAGGCCCGGCACAAAAAAGGATGCCAATGTGGGAAAGAATCTCAACTCAGGGGGATAAAAGCATGGTGGAAAGTCTTCGGACCTGGAAACGTTGGTGCAGGGGGTCCTCTCTTGCTGCGATGGGTGTGTCAAGACCTCAACAACCTCAAGACATCCAGTTAAACTGACAAGAGGGGAAACCGTTCTGCCTGTCACACAGTGAATATATTGGTCAGGTGTTTGACATTCAACCTTCTGTTGAAAGCTCATATTTCTCCAGTATTTCAGAGGTGGACGGGGAAAATGGGGGCGAAAAACAAAGCCGGCGTGATCTGATGAAGAGTTTTGCTGGAACCACTAACCAATCTTCCCTTTCTCAAATAATCCACTGACACCAACAGccgtagtactactactactaatacacCACGCCAAGACggttcaaataaaaaaaaggagttGCCCTCACAGTAATTGCGATGCCATCATGTAAAAATCCCATCATCAGCCCCATCTGCACAGACATTATTGCTAAATTGGAATAGCGTCACACCAAAACACGCACGCTTCTGGGAGGATTTAGACTCGCCGTTGGATATCAAGTCAAGCGTGGTGTTACATAAATGCTCACATGTGCATTTTGTCTTTCAGTTTCCACTGAAGAAATAAAAGGTCAGCAACATCACCTTTAATATTGGTTTGCTCAGGCCCATGATGGATTTTCTCCAATAATTTTACATTTGCCAGATCAGAAGCCGCAAACTCTGCTCCCCTAATCCACACCGCCAATGTTTGCATACACAACGAGGAGTATTGCTTGTTTTCCAAAATCTGATTGGAACCCAATCCCTTTTGGATAATCTGCCCGCGCGGTTCGTCACGGTCAGGTCCCGAGAACACTGACCAGAGCTGCACTTTCAGTTCCTACCGAGCAGAGAGGTTTCCATATTACCGGCTGTTAATTATTTATCTGCAGTCTCTTGGCGTCTCGGctggaaaatggagcaaatccTTCCAATCAATGGCACAGAACCGAGCTATGACCTCTCTGCTTGGACCCTGGTCTGCTGACTTTTGTCTCTCAGTTGCTGGTAGGGCTGAAACTGGAGACGAGGAAGACATTTCTTGGTGCGCAAAAACCTGCTTTTGCTTGGCACAGGTTTATCAAAAGCCAGTTTTGCATCTGTGTGTCCCTTTTGTAATGTGCAAATTGATCTCTTTGCAGTGTAGCCGTCTCTGTTACAGGAAGGAGGGATCGTCTTTCTGTTTGGACCCGTTTCACCGAACGTGACAAAACAGCCTGAGGAGCTCGCTGTAATGTCTTCGCTTAACAATGGAGAATGGAGACGCGAAagtccaaaaataaacacacgGCAGGTCTTATAAGATGCCATCAGACTCACAACATCGCACCATGGCTGTTTATTTTCAGTCAATTTAATAAATCTTCACAGCATATACAGCAGATATGTTCTTAACAAAATTGACAGCTGCACGTGTTTGGATTTTTACATGATGTCCAAGCCCTTTGAAAAGTTCTCTGTAGTCTAACGTGGACACATAAAAATTCAGGAAGCACTCTGGATTGTTGCAGAAAGTCGGGACGTCCGTCCCCGGGGGAAGAGGGACAAACGCACTGgcggatggagagagagggaaaaaagaaacaattaaaagcctgtaaaataaaacaccagGAAAACAATGATGGatttcaaaaaaacaaaaacaaaaaaaaagtcccattCACCTGCAGACGCATCAGTCACGGGCCCTCGGCGGCTGGTAATACTGCTGCGTCGGCCGGGTGCGCCGGGGCTGTCCGTCTCCTCCGCGGCGGAATTCCAGTGGACTGTCGTAAtacccgtcctcttcctcctgccattATACGCAACATGCCAACCAGATAGGCTGTTTACTTTTCCCAACATGAGAAGAAAGTCATCATATCAAGtgcattttctttcttaccAACATGTCAGCAGTAACAGGTTTAATGTTGTGTAGCAGGACTTCTTCACAGTTTCCATAATCGCTAAACACAACCACAGCGGTGGAGCCTGACGGATGCAGGGCATCTATTCTGGCGTGGTAGAACtttagagacacacacaggtaactTTAACACAACCAAACGACTGCAAACACATAAATGGCACATAAATGCTCGATCTATTTTCAGTTAAAGAACAGCCAATTTTGCAAGAACGCAAGATAAGGAAGATCTGATTATCGTAGTAGTGTAACAATACTCCAACACAGTGGTGTGTTGGTGAAATTAAAGCATCAACAGTCAGCTGTTGAACACGGACATACCTTGCTGTCCTCCCAGTACAATGCCAGACACTGGTCTCCGGGTTTCCAAGAGTGTTCTCCATAATGGCCCCTGTCTGGCCCTCTGGGACCTTTTCCTGGTCCTGGCCTTCTTTTGGAACCTGGGTTATTTGAAGGGTTTTTCCTGGGGGCTGGCTCTCTGATTGGGGCACACGGTGGTTTGATTGGCCCGGTTCTCTTGTGTTCCATATcaccattttgtaaatgagcaTGGACTGTCGGTGGGATTCGATTATCTTGTGGAAACCCAGCCTCCTGGAACGCGCCCCCTCCCCGAAAGCTAGCATTCGGTGCGCCGCCATCTCTGTGTCGATCGGGGTTGTCTGAATTTTGACGGTCGtatttcctcctgctgctgttccgCTCTTCGGTCCTGTCTGGACGTTTATTGcctcctttcccatcaggcTCTGTGCCTGTGCAATTGGTCATTTTAGAAGCAGGGGCACCATCTTTCACCCCCTTCCTGTGAGCTGGTCCAGTCACAGTCCCGCCATCTCCGTTTCGGGGCCGTTGATGATGCGGTCCGCTAAATTCTGTTTGCTGCTGAGGGTCTTTGGAACGTGTAAATGTGGTGGCGGATGAGGGGAAACTCTGTCCATCTAAAACCTCTCTTCTGTCATTCTGATGTCTGTCTGAGGTTCCTCGGGACCATCGCTCCTGACCTTTCCCATGCTGACCCTGAGCCGAAACTGTGGACGCTGTGCAGTTAAAGAGGGGCTCTTGGCCAGGTTTGGGAAAATCCGCATCCCTATAGAAGCGAGGGGGTCTGTCGTTCCTCTGTTGCCTGTGATCACCATGTGCAGACCTGGGCTGAGGCGTATCTTTGGGGTAATGGTCAGAGTTGGAGAAATTAGCTTTACTGTCATGAGGCCTTTGAGGTCCTTGACTCTTGGGGTCTGAAAATGCCAATCATAAAAAAGATAATTAGAAAAAGTGCATAAGTTATGGTCCTGTGAGACACGCCGAGGCAATTTAGAATAAAATCAAAAGAGTTTACCCACCCTGAATTGATAATACTCCCATCTTAGACTCTAAAAAGTCAAACAGAGTGCTCGGTCCAGAGGGTCTTCCTCCTGCACcattctcctcatcttcatttCTGGTCCtgcccctcccctttcctctaGCTGGAAAAACCCACACATATTATAGAATTATAAGCAAATATTACCTTTTTGTACAGACAGGACATTGACCCTTAAGCTCACGGCCAAAGCAACTCTGTGGATGTCCAACTCTATGTAGTAGCCCGTCCAGAACCCTGCCTTGAACCCAGTCCAACGTCTGTCCACCGATGGTCCCCTTATGACCTGACAAAGCTTTGTCAGGTTGACGAATAATGGTAGGACATCCCCAAATCCTGGTGTCTAAAGCTCTAATGGCTGCTAAATCGCGTTGTCCTAATCTAGTTTTTGCTCCCGATCCGATACTAAATAAAACACCGTCCttctgatgctgatctgataCAATCTGCCGATACACAATTGCACAAGTGCTTACTTTAAGTAGGCCTAAATTAAAGTTATACCAAGATAGCCATGTTTCAAAgataaattacattaaaataagCCCTCATCCAAGCTGTTCCTCGATACATTTTAATTCAAAAACCCAGGAAGTGGGATCAAATCTAACGTTAAATGTTCAAACTGGTTTCTATGCGTtaaggtgttttgttttttaaagtaagTTTTCGATCTAGCGTCGCTTGACAAACCTCTGCTTGATGCCATCCTGCGTGCGCAACTGTCTGTTTAGAGAGAGTATTGGCCGTGTTTCCTCCCCAGTCAGATCTGATCCGATACTGTTAAAAAGTATCGGATCAACAGTAGAACTAAAAAAAGGTCTGGATATCTTTGCCAGTGCAACATTTTtcaaggttttcttttcttgtatTAGCACTCTTGTCCACTTAACGACCACAAAGAAACCCAAAGAAGTTATTGACCATAGCTGATTCAGCATCATCCGCATACTGAGCAAAACTAGCGGTCTCTGCTCACAGATGCAATGAGTCACGTTGActaaaaaacacttttacaaaggAGCCGAAGGTAGTTCGGCGTGATAGAAGACATTTCAAGTTGCTGCAGGCACTAATACAAATTCAAAACAATAACTGCTGGTAAAGACCCTCATCGATCTGAAGCTTCAAGGTGTGCCGAGAAAAACAGCGGGCGGGAAAGTGCGAATGCAATTTGTCGTAACTGcactaaaacaaataaaaacactgcGGACATTTAAATAGGCTCTGGGTGATTTTCGATGCATGTATAGGGCGTTCGCATCCCTCCCCCAGTTTTACAAACACAAAGCATTTAAGAGATCTGTTTTTCTTGGTGAAAGCAGCgatgtgtgtgggcgtgtgtgtttatgaaccTCTGGACTGAGGCTTGTTCAATTCAGCTACCACTGGGCCAGGTCTGCTACCACAGGACGATGTCAGCAGGCTGTTTAATGCCACTTCAAGATTGTTGTTATTATCCATCAGAGCCTGGCGGGCTGCCTCCCTGTTGAAGCCCATCTCCATGATGTCTCTCAGAGCACGTTCATCCACCTTCATGAAAAACCGCCCCCCCAGCCACAACATAGATTAAAGCAAATTTAAACTTTAGTACTCATTTACAAAATAGTGACTCTTATGACCCACGTATATAATGATAtctattttcattaaaataggACAAAAGCCAAAATTGATCTTCTCACCAGTTCTCGATAGTTTCCATCTTGTCTGCTTTCAGTCCGTTCGGTTCTCTCCGTTCTGTCTTCTCGCCTCCTTTGCTGATGTGAGTCACGGTTCCTGGAAGATGAAGAGGCGCCAGACAAGTTCCCACCTGCGTTTCCTCCGCCACCAAATGTACGAGGACCCTAACGTGTTCACGGATAAAGAGGTGTTGGATACAGATGACGACGTTTCTCATGACGAGACACTCAACAACTATTTGTCTTGTTACAGCAAAAGCAAGATGGCAACTAATGACCTTTACCTCTTTTGTCTTGGCCACCTCGGCAATGGCTGCTGTGCGCTGCTTCTCAAACTCCTTATTCTCCTCGGAACTTTTGGCTACGACCTGAGATTGAAGAGTCTTTCTCTGGTCCAGGGATCTGCTGTCTACTTCATCATTCCTCCCGCACTTCTAAATTGAGAGGGggaatatatatacatattttcaGCCATCCCCCTTGGTCATGTATACATCCACCAGACATCAGCGTCCACAATGACATCATCGCTTTAAATTAAATCACAAGTAAAAGGCTACGCATAGAGCTTAAAGTGGACAAGCAGAAGCGCTGATAAGTCATCAACAAAATCCGTTCCGATTGACCCTATTAGGGAAACCGGTTTAATAAATCTCCGGAAACATCTAAGAGCACCACTCAGGCCACAGCAGACTTCCATTCCCATAGCAATGTCAGAATTCCTTTCATTTAATTACATGCAGTAACATTAGGCTGTTTAATAATTATCGCACGCAACCGTGCCTCCACACATCAGACGGGAACGCTCGGCAAAAAGGTCTCGATTACCAGAGAGAGCGGGAATACTAATTAAATGGATTTTGTGATCTGACTTGAGCGCATTGTTCTTCAGTGGGATGATGGAAAGGGGAAACAGTaaagtgggattttttttaaatgttcttaagGAAATGTCTCAAAAACACCACCTGTGCAGCTCTAGGTCCGTTTTTAGGCAGAACCAAAAAACGAATCCCTGTCCTCGGCTTAGAACATTTGTTGGAATAATGATGGTAAACGGAGTAAATTCATGCTTTgggggggtagcagcagagtgTGCATCAATAACACCCATCCTGTAGTGACTGAATTTGACAATGATGGAAAAGCTCGATGCCATCTGTCATTTTGAGAGATTAGAATAATCACAGGCAGAGCAGCTGTACGCCATGTAGGTAACTGCATCAATCAGAAGAAGTGTTTCCCCTCGAAGCGGGTGTCTGTCTTCTCTGACCTTGCTCGGCAGGTCGAGCTAACCGATAGGCTACAGCGTGTCCAGAGGCTACGGCTGGGAGACCTCGGAGCGTCTGTTCACATGGTCATGGAGCGGGACTCAAATCGGTATGACCGCGAACTGCTGAATTCAGTCAGTGATGTGAGAGCAAACATCAAACAGAAAGGAAATAATTGAAAAACGCATCTATTGAGAAGGACAGATGTGAAAAGACACCTCTGCTCCCGTCTATTAGGGGCTACGGCGAGTTGCTTTGGAAGGTtccagaggatttttttttttttttttttttttaaaaactacacatttttatattgatttttttttttaaagcctggtCAATCAAATTGACAAATGCAGTTTCTGGAGGGAAACATTTTTCACCTTTAGGCCTTTTATGTCCCAGAGAAAACAGTGGGGGAGCACAGTAAAGAGCCCCAGAGGAAAGTTATTCCAGTCGGCAGAGACAGATTTTGTGGTATATGACTTTACCCTTTTGTTGTGTCTGGTGTTTGGGGCTTCTATTGACAAGCACACAAAGGATTACTGTTCTCACCTGACCAAATGGCAAAAAGGGAGGTGGCCCACCCTCAGCTCCAATGTTACTCCTGCTGTGTTTGGCCAGACTCTGGAAGTTTCATGAGAAATGATCATATCAAAAATGTTGattaaatgtagattttaaatAATAAGCAATTATGTTGATGCTTTTATTCAGTAAAGGCAGCTACAGGTGCATTATAAACTAATCCCTCACCCTTTGAAGTTCCCATTTCTCCACCATGTGTTCAACTTCTCCTCCAAGGACGGAGATGTTTGAGTCATCGAGCAACACAAAGCCATTTTTAACCTGGACTGTACCAagcagctttatttttgttCCTGGTGGGGTGTTAAGGCTGAAATGCACATGCAAGAGAAAGACAACTGTATGGATAACATATCTTATGAAATCTGAATACACTGCGTAACACATGGCAGCATTTGAGGCAGCTCCACTTTTCCAACATCACTTTCTAAATGACGCAGAGCCATGCATGGCAGGGGTGATGAGACTGAGCGGGACTATTAACAATCCCAGCTGCTCACCCACCCTCACTATAAACTGAAAGCCCCTCTATCTCATCAGGCTTGATAAGGCCTCTGGCCCTCTCATTAAGAAAGCTTAGAGGGATTTCCAGCTACTGATGCCGAACACCAAAGCAACAGTGAGAGATTTTGCTCCAAAACTCTGGGACAGACGCTGCTGCCCAAATAGTGGTTGAAGCACAAATGGAAGTCTGGCCTCTTTTCTTTCAATCACCaaattgtaaaaaataaatatacgGTGAGAGTTCTCTGCTATCATGTCTGTGCACACTTGTAGACACGGCTGTGATCCACACCATGTTGCCGCTGATATGCCAGTGCATTCGTCTTCCTCATAAAGAGGGGTTTGTTCTGTTCTCTGCCCATCAGGAAGTAAAAGCCCACATTCTAGCCACTCCACCTGTACAGACTAGCTAGTCGCCATGGCAGCAGTCACCAGGGCCACTGTTGCTGGGATAGAAATGTAATTAAGCCTGGTAATTTTTAGAGAGCTGCCTGGATGTAgaaactgtaaataaaacaacaaaaaaacaaaccctgaagcATTTTGTAAGGTGAGACTGCTAACATCCCATTGTAGAGTGTCGTCATGTTGAGTTTTTTAAACAGGCATTCCATGAATACATAATAAAATATGGACACATCCATACAGTGAAAGCATAAGCAGCCTTATTTCTACCTGATCTTAGACAGGGGTTTGTACTCTAATCCAACGCAGATGGTATGCCCATCTGTCATTTGCAGCCGGAGCATTCGTGGTGCACCCTGGGACTCCTCGTGGTCTTTAGAAGCCGAGATGTTTCTCACCTTTTGCAGCTGTAGTACACATGGACCTTCCAACTAGCGAAGTGTAAAAGAGTTAAATTTATATAACTTAATTTATAAATCTGTAGGCTGTAAAGCAGTACGCAAGACAGGCAGGTATTTAAAATCAAACTTTTTTTAATGGTCTAACTTCACAGAGCACAGTGTCTTCTCTGGGAGCGTTATTTGTTGGTGTATCAGTGCCACCTAGTGGCGACTCTGAGAACTGCATTTCACTACACAGACTTGATTAACTACCAAAGCGTTTTTAACCACGTGCTTTATTATCAAGGCTTACCTCCTCAGTCTTCCCACTGTTGATATCCGATGGTAGGAATTTTCTTCCAATAGGTCTAAGATCACTCTAcaaaagaaaatggcaaaatcATTGTAGACATCCATTCATTCTACATCCATTGTATGGTAGATTCATCTTGAATTACAAATCTGCAAAAACAGGACCAATGCCTTTCTACTCTAACATGAAAACATTTGTGTAATACCAACAGAATAGTCTAGCATTAATTTGTAATTTATTACTTGCTACTAATTGAAGACTGAAGCAATCACCCCTAATCTGTCTAAGAACCTTAACACATTATCTATATACTTCGCATTGAATTTCAATCATTGACTGAAAGACTCGTCACTAAAGTGCTGTACAAATCCAGACATTCAAAACAAATGTGAACTTACATCAAGAACAATACGAATGATTTCATTAGTTGTTATTTTCTCATTGGATCCTTTCAGTTCTGCTATACCTTCTTCAGTGAGGTACCTGCAAGATGACATTCAAGGAAGTTGACCATGATGTTCGGTGAGGTTTTTTCAGCAATATCACAATTTCTAAGGACAACACGCTCGTTATAGTGCTCTAACAATCTctcatatacatatatacaatCCTAAAAGTTAAATATAGCCGTTTTTGAGAATATACTTCGATAATACAAATCAATATGGTCTATTCAGGAGATTAAAAAGACAGCCCAGTGAGTTCTATGTGCTTTAGTGAAGCTTGATAGAGGATTTCTATAAAACGTGGTTcgtttattttcttctttacagAGTAAGGCGCCATATTATTGCATATCACCTGTCTTTACACAACCTGTACAAACCATTAACGTCAACACTGTAACGCACACTAGCAGAATCCTCAGCAGACAAGGTCTGAGTCGCCATTCCGAAATTAGAAAATCGATAACAAGGTTAAATGTGATTCAGTCATAAGACTaagaataataacaataatgatattGGTACGTGTTGTGAGTGAACACCAAACTGGCACAACGGTGAGCTAGTTAGCTGGTAGCTCACTATCGTCTGCTACAATGTTACCTACCAGCCCTCTTTTTCCAGAGAAGATGCCAAATCGGCCATTTTCGGACCAAATCTTCAAGTACCGTGACAGAACGTGAGCGCAGTCAAATAATTTTAATCTTAATCCGTAAAGCATTACATTCTCTTCGCCACAATGATAAACTAGCTAACGAAAGTGCTGAGCGTACGTAACATCCGGTGTACGGCGTCCTACGATGGTCAAAAGAGCTTTCAAAATTAAATCTGTCATGGGAATTCAGTATGGCGGttttaaaattgaatttaaaCTGGAGTTTCAAACAGACAATTGACCGATAGGAAATTAAATATATGTAAAAAACATACTCAAAACATCCTTCTCCTGTACAAAACGTAAATTATAGAAGcaatataaaatgaaaaaaaaaaaatctgacaatTCTTTTTAACTGAAGGATAATGATTTTACATAATCGTCATATTTACATAACAGTGACGTTGCTATGAAATTGTAGTTAAAGAGACAGTGGTTTATAGTGAAATAAACACTAGTTCAAATCGAAACAGCGATGctttttctaaccctaaccaccaggTGGTAGTATGTATCCTCTTAAAATATTCAGGACAGAACATTGATGGTCGTTGACTTTTTATTGTTATGATTACAAACCTGCGATTTAAGTCCCCCatgattcatttattgattaaaattctgaaaat
Proteins encoded in this region:
- the tdrd3 gene encoding tudor domain-containing protein 3 isoform X2, which gives rise to MADLASSLEKEGWYLTEEGIAELKGSNEKITTNEIIRIVLDSDLRPIGRKFLPSDINSGKTEELEGPCVLQLQKVRNISASKDHEESQGAPRMLRLQMTDGHTICVGLEYKPLSKISLNTPPGTKIKLLGTVQVKNGFVLLDDSNISVLGGEVEHMVEKWELQRSLAKHSRSNIGAEGGPPPFLPFGQKCGRNDEVDSRSLDQRKTLQSQVVAKSSEENKEFEKQRTAAIAEVAKTKEGPRTFGGGGNAGGNLSGASSSSRNRDSHQQRRREDRTERTERTESRQDGNYRELVDERALRDIMEMGFNREAARQALMDNNNNLEVALNSLLTSSCGSRPGPVVAELNKPQSRARGKGRGRTRNEDEENGAGGRPSGPSTLFDFLESKMGVLSIQDPKSQGPQRPHDSKANFSNSDHYPKDTPQPRSAHGDHRQQRNDRPPRFYRDADFPKPGQEPLFNCTASTVSAQGQHGKGQERWSRGTSDRHQNDRREVLDGQSFPSSATTFTRSKDPQQQTEFSGPHHQRPRNGDGGTVTGPAHRKGVKDGAPASKMTNCTGTEPDGKGGNKRPDRTEERNSSRRKYDRQNSDNPDRHRDGGAPNASFRGGGAFQEAGFPQDNRIPPTVHAHLQNGDMEHKRTGPIKPPCAPIREPAPRKNPSNNPGSKRRPGPGKGPRGPDRGHYGEHSWKPGDQCLALYWEDSKFYHARIDALHPSGSTAVVVFSDYGNCEEVLLHNIKPVTADMLEEEDGYYDSPLEFRRGGDGQPRRTRPTQQYYQPPRARD
- the tdrd3 gene encoding tudor domain-containing protein 3 isoform X1, which translates into the protein MADLASSLEKEGWYLTEEGIAELKGSNEKITTNEIIRIVLDSDLRPIGRKFLPSDINSGKTEELEGPCVLQLQKVRNISASKDHEESQGAPRMLRLQMTDGHTICVGLEYKPLSKISLNTPPGTKIKLLGTVQVKNGFVLLDDSNISVLGGEVEHMVEKWELQRSLAKHSRSNIGAEGGPPPFLPFGQKCGRNDEVDSRSLDQRKTLQSQVVAKSSEENKEFEKQRTAAIAEVAKTKEGPRTFGGGGNAGGNLSGASSSSRNRDSHQQRRREDRTERTERTESRQDGNYRELVDERALRDIMEMGFNREAARQALMDNNNNLEVALNSLLTSSCGSRPGPVVAELNKPQSRARGKGRGRTRNEDEENGAGGRPSGPSTLFDFLESKMGVLSIQDPKSQGPQRPHDSKANFSNSDHYPKDTPQPRSAHGDHRQQRNDRPPRFYRDADFPKPGQEPLFNCTASTVSAQGQHGKGQERWSRGTSDRHQNDRREVLDGQSFPSSATTFTRSKDPQQQTEFSGPHHQRPRNGDGGTVTGPAHRKGVKDGAPASKMTNCTGTEPDGKGGNKRPDRTEERNSSRRKYDRQNSDNPDRHRDGGAPNASFRGGGAFQEAGFPQDNRIPPTVHAHLQNGDMEHKRTGPIKPPCAPIREPAPRKNPSNNPGSKRRPGPGKGPRGPDRGHYGEHSWKPGDQCLALYWEDSKFYHARIDALHPSGSTAVVVFSDYGNCEEVLLHNIKPVTADMLQEEEDGYYDSPLEFRRGGDGQPRRTRPTQQYYQPPRARD